The DNA segment CGCCGACCTCTTTCATGGTGGGCACAAAAATTTCTTCCGGCAGGCTATCGATTGCACCAAGGAAGAGTTTCCAGGGCATAGTATCGAGCTCATTGTAGGTCTCAGCTCAGACGAAGACGCTGCCCCATACAAACGACTCCCTATTATGACGCTAGACGAACGCGTTGCCGCCGTTAAGACGTCGTCATTGGTATCAGAAGTTGTCCCCTCGTGTCCTATGAGAGGCATACCACTATGGTTTATCGAAAAGCATTCCATCGACCTCGTCGTCCATGGCGACGACTATAGTGAAGAGAATACCGAGAAATACTACGGCGACGTCCGCCATATGGGAATCTTCAGGATGGTACCATATACTCCTGGGGTGTCTACTACTACCATCATCGAGAATGTCAAAGAACACGTTCTTCATGGCGCTCCCCTCGACGAAGATCTTATCGATATGGTAACATTCACTGAGATGTTTTCTCGTGAGATGCTCATCAAAAGAATAGCGAAATCAGTGACCAGTGACCAGTGACCAGTTATCAGTTA comes from the Waddliaceae bacterium genome and includes:
- a CDS encoding adenylyltransferase/cytidyltransferase family protein → MMIMMIKKLLVAMLLMPLMLFGGDVVDDDKPIRVYVDMIADLFHGGHKNFFRQAIDCTKEEFPGHSIELIVGLSSDEDAAPYKRLPIMTLDERVAAVKTSSLVSEVVPSCPMRGIPLWFIEKHSIDLVVHGDDYSEENTEKYYGDVRHMGIFRMVPYTPGVSTTTIIENVKEHVLHGAPLDEDLIDMVTFTEMFSREMLIKRIAKSVTSDQ